In Felis catus isolate Fca126 chromosome E1, F.catus_Fca126_mat1.0, whole genome shotgun sequence, the following proteins share a genomic window:
- the LOC101081092 gene encoding developmental pluripotency-associated protein 3, whose protein sequence is MHSPTKLYPSCSPEPSQMASEENSQESSAASQTISEVLIKNLSKLTLDPSIKLPSPLPEYPPQQQDSEKKPQGLVDQILSNRRRGGIRTLLTARKERTERLMWFIKNHHYFNKHSTDESRVERFRCICHYLLYHRDPSEDTSMENNYDMELM, encoded by the coding sequence ATGCATTCGCCAACAAAGCTTTACCCATCTTGTAGCCCAGAACCTTCTCAGATGGCCAGTGAAGAGAATTCCCAGGAAAGCTCAGCTGCCTCTCAAACTATCTCTGAGGTATTAATAAAGAACCTTAGTAAATTGACTCTCGACCCTAGTATCAAACTCCCTTCCCCTCTACCGGAATATCCACCCCAACAGCAGGACAGCGAGAAGAAACCACAGGGGCTTGTGGACCAAATACTCAGCAACAGGAGGAGGGGTGGAATAAGGACTTTGTTAACTGCTCGGAAAGAAAGAACGGAAAGGCTGATGTGGTTTATTAAAAACCATCACTACTTCAACAAGCATTCCACGGATGAATCAAGAGTGGAAAGATTTAGATGTATATGTCACTATCTCCTGTATCATAGAGATCCTTCTGAGGATACCAGCATGGAGAATAATTATGACATGGAGTTGATGTAA